The genomic region TTATGCGGAGTAACGAATCTGGATAAACTAGATGACCTTAAAACTCGTATATCCGGCTTGCAAAGACCGTTAATTGGGCCTATGCAGCTTATTAAGGTCATTGATAAGGGGACAAGATAAGAACTATAAAAATAGCTTCAATAAATCTTTCTTAATTTGGCGATAATAAAAATCACCAATTAATCCTAAACCAACAGATCACTCAAGTCAATCTCTTCCCCGGTCCTCAACTGCTCTCTCATAAGTGTGATCTTCATATCGATCTTCTCAAGGCTTTTCAGATGCTTTTTCTCATCATCTGTGGTCTTCAGGAGTTTAGAGATGCCCCCGTTCTTAATAACAATACGCTGGTCTGCCGACAGGGCCAGAAGTGGGTCGTGAGTGCTGATAAGGACTATTTTGTTATTGCTTACCAGAAGTTCAAGGGATTTTACCTTATCAACTCCGGCATTTTCTATTTCGTCTATCAGGACAACTGATGCAGGACTCAGAAGTGCCGTGTCTGCTATCATTAATGCTCTGGATTGTCCTCCTGATAGTTGTGTAACCGGCGTTTCACGGCTGAAACTCTCACCTGCAAGGACGTTTGCAGTATCGTATATCTTCCGGACAATGTGGTGAATCTCATCAACCATACGGCTTTCAGCGTGTAGTGTAAGGAAATCCTCAACACTTAGATCCATAACAAAGTTCATGTTCTGGGAGAGTTGAGCTATAAAGCGGCCTTCAGTTGAGAAACGTTCTTCATCTGTTGGAGAGCGTCCGTCCACCAGTATGCTTCGTCCAGTGGGTGTGTCTTTCTGTGCAAGGGATTCAATATCAGCAAGCAAACGGGATTTGCCTGAACCCGTAGGGCCGACAATCGCTGTCACTTTTCCTTTTTTCAACTCAACTGAAAAAGCCTCATTTTCACCATTTTTATTTCTTCCCGGTAGTACAGTCAGTGAATTGATGGAAAATCCGCTATCTTGCTGGAGAGCTTTGACCTGCTCGATAAACATGAAGAAACCGTCAACAAAATCATGATAGCTTGTTCCCTTTTCTGTAAAATAATCCTCGCCAGGTGTTAAACCCAACTCTTCCAGTTTAAGGTTTCCAATCTCAGCAGGGTTGATTTCATATGAAGAGAAATAATCCTCTATCCAGGGCATCATTTCCATGATCTCATCTATTGTCATGTTAAGAAGAGTAGTCCGCATTTTAGTCATCTCCTCTGAAATTGACCAGTTTTGAAACACCTATCTGCCTGTCATCACCTATTTTTCTCTCACCAAGACAATATGAACACAAGGCACCAGGCATGGTAAACCTGAGCGTTGCTCCCTGTAGTGTATCAACTGAACTGGTTTTTTCAACCTGCTTTGCAAGGTAGAAACTACCCTGTCCCGTGACACCATTGATGTGGATAATCATTGCCCCTGGATTTACCTGTCTAACTCTATAGGCAAAGACCTCACGCTCTGCCTGTGATACAATATCACCTTTGGTGATGACAACTATGTCTGCAAGTTTTAGCATTGGTCCAATCTTTTTAGGTGTATTGACACCGCTGAGATTGTCAATTACACAGATTGCCATGACATCTTTGATATGTGGTGAACACCGGTTGCAAAGACCTGCACTTTCTGTAATCAGGAAGTCAAACTTCCTGTCTTCAGCCCATTTCAGAGCTTCTTCAATATTACTCACAAAAAAGTGATCAGGACATAGCCCTCCAGAAAGACCGGTTCTGACAGGGATGCTGTAAGACGAATAGAGCTCTTCGTCCTGTGAAGACAGGCAATCGAATTTTACAACGCCAACTGTGAAACTTTTATTCCTGAGATCTTCAATTGTCCTGACAATTATGCTGGTTTTTCCTGAAGATGGAGGACCTGCTACAGTAACAAGTCTCAAACCACACCTCCGGTTGTCATGAACTGTTTGTTGAATACCTCAGCAATCTCTTTTTTGAGTGCACCGATATCATTGTTCAGCAGAAAATCCCATCCAAGCCAGTAGAGTGAACCTACATCGTCCATTTTATTTTTGACTTCCGGGTTTGTAGTCGGGAAGAAAGCCCTGGCAGAAATCTCACCGAATTTCTTTCCACACAGGAAATCAGTAATTTCCTTTACCCTTTCAGTTGCTTCCTTTTTGACCAGCATCTGCACCGGACTTACTATCGCACCTTCCTTTGGTACGGTGATTGAGACCCTGGACTTGTCCTTTATTTTCATGGCAAAGAAATGAGGCATGATATACATTGGAGGAACATCATTCTTCTTGCTGTCTACCATCTTCACCATCTGGGATGGGTGCAGTCCCAGATAAATTGATGATGCCAGTTTTTTAATTCCTTCTGTACCATACATCTGGTAGAACGGAAGCAATACACCGTTACAGAAGAATCCATTCTGGCCACGCATGGCAACCTTGTTCCTGAATTCCTCTTTCAAGATATCTTCCCATGATTCTGGTTTTGGGTTATCTCCCATGAGTTCATCTATTGTAACAAGAACAAGCAGATTTCCCGAAACCATGGTAAATTGTCCTCGTGGGTCAGCAAAATCAATTGCTTCAAAATCAAGGTTCATTGGAGATGGACCAAGGTCTGTAAAACATTCATGACTCAGGAAGTTTTCCTGGAATGGTTTATGGTAGAAACTGTTAATGTCAGAACTGATGATTATGTCCGGTAATTCTTCAACCGAGGTGACCGAGTCCATATACGCATAATAGGAAAGTTCATGATTAACATTTCCTTCTACTAGTGAATGGAGTACATTGCCTGTTTGTTTGCTGTACTCGGCTGAGAATTCATTAAGAGCACGGTTAAAGGGCATTTTCATGCCACATGGCAAAAGTGCAAGCATTGTGAGCTCTTTCTGTCTCTGCGGAGCATCTGCAAGAGTAAAATCCCCTTTTGCTTCATTGTCTGCCACAGCCTGATTAAGTAATTCAATAAATGAATCCTTGTTTACTGATACCATTGAAAGAGCAGTTTTTAGTTTCAGTAATGGTCCGAGTTGCTCGAGAACATTCTTTGTCTCGAATTTTCCCAGACCATGCTGCTTGAATATTTTCAGTAAAAAGGGATATTCGCTTAATATCTGGTATACGCTCATTGTTTCATTAATTTTTTCCATATTATTTCCCCTTGATACTATTTCGTGTTTTGTAGTTCTTAATTCTTACAGCCTGAGTTTGTGGTCTGTTTTGATTATCAGGTACTCTAATAGTTATACAAACATATAAGTATTATCATATAAGAAACACATTTCCGGTTAAACGATCACTTTTTGATAGTTAGTCGCTATTCTGTGATTATCAGATAAAATATCTCAAAGATTACTGCTCTACATCATCATTATGATATATCAATTTATGGATATATTTATTAAGTATTAAAATGTACCAGAATTAGTCAACAAACACATAAAAACGGAAAAACGATGATAGTGAAAGATAAAGTTATCCCGGTTTCTTAAATCTCCCCTCAGACCATGTCCATAATCGGACGCTATAAACTTGTATCTTTCATTTGACAGCAGAAGTGGAGTATGAGCGGATGGGGCTGTGTTTGTTGATGGGGTTATTGTCTCACAGCTTTTTTGGTTATTTTCAATTTTTCAGGTATCGGATATGATATCAACTACATATACAGCATTTATATTCCATAAACTATCCTCAAAGTGTGTGTACACCACAAAAATAATATCTTATTAAGTATCATTATTTCAGAATGTTTATATAGTACGGAAACTAATATTAAAATGGTGAGTGCTTTATGAAAACCAGTACATATGTCGAAATTAAGAAAGGTTTTTTGATATTTATGGTATATGTTTTTCTAATGGTATCACTGGGAATTATGTCACAGGTTACTGGATTTATTTAACCCTGGCATATTTTATTAATCGGTCTTTTTCTAGTCATCAAGTCCTTTGCGGCCAAATATGTAATTAGCAACGCGCAGTGCGTCTTTATCTCCTGTCTCTTTGCCTTCATCATCGCTCAGTTTTACAACCGGTATATCATTGATACTGTGTAATTTGATGACCATATTCAGAGGAGGACTTGAACGGAAAAAATCATAGTTGTTTGTAAGACTTGTACCTATTCCGAAACTGCAGTTTATGCGTCCCTCGCATTTCTTCTTAATCTCAATGGCAACTGAAGCCGAAAGTGAATCACTGAAGACCACAATTTTTGTCAGAGGATCAATTCCCATTTTTCTGTAGTGTTCAATCACCCTGTCTGCAAAGACAAGCGGGTCACCACTATCATGTCTTACACCATCGTAAAGTTTGGACAATTTCAGGTTGAAATTCCTGAAAAAAGGTTCCGAACCAAAAGTGTCCGAAAGAGCAATACCAAGATTTCCCTTGTAAACATTTACCCAGTTCTCCAGTGCAAAAAGATTGGCATTTCGCATTCCCATAAGGGCTGAAGTACCCATTATCCATTCATGGCCTATTGTACCGATAGGTCTGACACCATATTTCTTCGCAAGAAAAACGTTACTTGTTCCTGAGAATGCCCTGCATTGATGCAATACCCCAACAGCTATATCATGTATTTTGAAGCTGCGTCTCCTGCGTGTTCCAAACTCTGAAAAACTACATTTGTTCTCCTCAAGCTCCCTGCCGATATTCTCCATGAGTTTGGCGTAATCCTGTAATTGTTCGTCATAAGTCCTGCCTGTATCAGGATCTGTGTTTTTCCATTCGCTTTCAACCATATCAAAGTAAAGTTCGGAAATTGTTGACATAAGAACAATTTCCCAGAGAATGCTGCTGTGCCAGGGCCCTTTTACCACAAGGTCAAGATTATTGTCTTCAGTCAGGGACACAGAAACTTCAGAAGGATCAAAACGGTAGTTTCTGAGATATTCAACATAACTGGGTTTAAAGAAAGGACATTCTGCTTTCAGCCAAGTATATTCATTATCTGTCAGGCGGAATAAAGGAATCTCTTCCTTGATAAGTCTTTTAAGCTCTTCCACAAATTCCGGTGTGAAGCGTTGTCCTCCCCGGTTGGTGAATCTGTATTCTGCGGTTGCCTGCGGGAACAGCTCAAGGACTGCCATCTGCATGGTCAATTTGTATAGGTCATTATCCAGTACTGAGCAAATCAAGTTGATTCATCCCCATAAGTCAGTAATAAATACTTGCTGTAAAGCTTCTTACATGCCTACACTCTTCATCTATATATCATGTTTGATTGCGTTCACTATTTTTTCTGCGAATCCAATCATCCTGAATCTTTCTGGAAATCAGGTTAGTATAGATTAATATAGTTTAATAACATGTTTATGTACCAGGCTGAAAACGGAAGGATATTTTTGAGTAGTAATGCAAGCAGTGATGATAAAGCCGCGGCTAATATTGCGGAAAACGTCTATCTGGAAGAGTTCAGAAGTCTTAGATCAGAGATAAAATCCCTGAAAAAAGATGTCAACAGGGCACTTGAAATATCAGGTCACAGATATTCGGATGCTCTTTTCATGGAAATGAAAGGCGGACTTTCCAGGCCGGTCATCCAGTACATGATGGCTGATGCGAACGAAAATCTTTCAATCGGACTTGATTCCAGCTGTAAGAATGGGGAATCATGTAAATCTGCTTTTTCAGGTCTTCTTCAGGAAATGGCCTTGCTTTTGCTTGAGGATAGGGTAAATGAGGTCTCTCTGGCAGAGTTCAGAGAAAGATTTGAAAACCTTAAAGAAATGGCAGTTTTTGAGAACTGTGACAACTGTCTGGAAATTACAACACGGATATTTGAAAAACAGGTGGACCTCATAAGATCCTTTAGCATATCTCCGGTTGAGGAACAATCTTCTGTGGTTTCCATGGACATTGAAAATATCTCTGATGAGATAGTAAGCCAGATCTGTGAACCGCTTGCCAACAGGCAAAGACTCTGCATTCTTCGACTGCTGAACTCATCTGCCCGGAGCTTTTCCGATATATCAAAATCCACAGGCCTCAGAGGCGGAAACCTCCTGTTCCACATACAGAAACTTCTTGATACTGGGATGATAGTCCAGCGAAGTGAACGCGGAGATTATATGATCACAAGAAAAGGTCATATGACCTTAAAAGGAATGGCTGAGCTTTTTGAGAAGCTCAGCAAAATATGACACCTGATTTTCTGACTTGAAATCAAACAAGCATGGTATTAACACTGTCATTGCCTTCTGCCTGTTTTTCCCTGGAAGATTTTTTAGTGGTTTTGCTGACCTTGAATTTGGAAACCAGAACCTGCATATCAGCAGAAATACTTGATAATACCTGTGCGGAAGCAGAAAGCTCCTGCATTGATGCTGTCTGTTGCTGTATGGCTGCAGCTGTCTGCTGAGTTCCAGCTGCCGATTCTTCAGAGATTGTAGCAACCTCTTCAATTGATGTTACAACCTGGTCAATAGATGAAGCCTGCTGCTCTGCCAGTGCTGCCATCATCTGGACCATGGTCATAATTTCTTCTCCGGAACTGACAACCTTGCCTATTGACTCGACTGCTTCCTCAAGAGATTCATATCCTACAGCAACTTCAGTGTTCACCTGTTCCATTGAGGTTACTGCACCATTGGTTCCATCCTGCATCTCATGAATAAGGGTTGCAATTTGTTTTGCAGCGTTACCGGAATCTTCTGCAAGTTTCCTTACTTCATCTGCAACAACAGCAAATCCACGTCCGTGCTCTCCAGCCCTTGCAGCTTCAATGGCAGCATTAAGTGCCAGCAGGTTTGTCTGGTCTGCAATATTGGTAATGAGATTAACAATCTCATCTATACGACTTGATTTTTCAGCCAGGGCATTTATCTGGTTTGCAGAATCACCAGAGGCATCTCTTATGCTATTCATTTTGAGTTTAAGGTTATTGGCAATATTTCCAAGATTCTGTATAAGCTGGTTTGAGGTAACAGACGTTTTTGCAGTTTTATTAGAATTCTCGGCAACTTCCTGAACTGCATTTGTCATTTCATCCATGGATTTTGTAACCTGTTCAGTCTTCATGGATTGTACCTGTGCACCCCTTGCCATTCCTTCTACAGTTGATGATATTTCTGTAGCTGCAGAAGTAAGTTCTCCTGATGATGCTGATATCTGCTCTGCTGTAGCAGCAACATTTTGTGCTGACTTCAGCATGTTACCCACGATATCATTCAGAGCCAGTCTACAGTTCTCAACTCCTTCTGAGAGTTTCCTGAATTCTCCGACAGCTTCCACTTCCACTTCTCTTGTAAGGTCATTGGATGCAATAGCCTCCAGAACTTCATTTGAATCTTCTATAATAGCCTGCAATTGGTCGCCGAACATATTCAGTGTATCGGAAAGTTTCTTAAAGTCACCACGGGCTTCTATGGCAGTTCTGCTGTCAAGTTTACCATCGGCGTAATCATGGATTATTCTGGAAGTTTCTTCAATCGGAGTCACAATTGCGTCCAGGCAATTATTTACACCCTCAACAATCTTCCTGAAATCTCCTCCATGTTTTGACGCGTCAGCTCTTGTTTCAAGTCTGCCTTCAACACCTGCATCCGCAAGCATAATTGCATCTTCAACGAGCATGTTCACAGCATCGATACAGAGATTGATGTTATTCTTAATCTCGTTGAAATCTCCCTGATACTCATCTGTTATCTTATCAGGAATGTTACCTTTTGAAATTCTGTCAATGTATTCTGCTGCAACATTGAGTGGTCCGATAACTGCATCCAGTGTTGAATTCACACCTTCAATTATAGTCCTGTAATTTCCTTCAAACATTGTCGGGTCTGCACGCTCATCCAGTCTTCCTCCGATGGCTGCATTAACAAGATCTTCAACTCCTTTTGTTATTTCCATTTCTTTACTGATGTCAAGAACATATTCCAGGGCTCCTACCACTTCACCATCTTCATTGCGTAATGCAGTACCGGTATACCTGATTGGAATTGTGCCAGCCGGAAGATTTGCTTTCGTAT from Methanolobus tindarius DSM 2278 harbors:
- a CDS encoding GTP-binding protein, which produces MRLVTVAGPPSSGKTSIIVRTIEDLRNKSFTVGVVKFDCLSSQDEELYSSYSIPVRTGLSGGLCPDHFFVSNIEEALKWAEDRKFDFLITESAGLCNRCSPHIKDVMAICVIDNLSGVNTPKKIGPMLKLADIVVITKGDIVSQAEREVFAYRVRQVNPGAMIIHINGVTGQGSFYLAKQVEKTSSVDTLQGATLRFTMPGALCSYCLGERKIGDDRQIGVSKLVNFRGDD
- the pncB gene encoding nicotinate phosphoribosyltransferase; this encodes MICSVLDNDLYKLTMQMAVLELFPQATAEYRFTNRGGQRFTPEFVEELKRLIKEEIPLFRLTDNEYTWLKAECPFFKPSYVEYLRNYRFDPSEVSVSLTEDNNLDLVVKGPWHSSILWEIVLMSTISELYFDMVESEWKNTDPDTGRTYDEQLQDYAKLMENIGRELEENKCSFSEFGTRRRRSFKIHDIAVGVLHQCRAFSGTSNVFLAKKYGVRPIGTIGHEWIMGTSALMGMRNANLFALENWVNVYKGNLGIALSDTFGSEPFFRNFNLKLSKLYDGVRHDSGDPLVFADRVIEHYRKMGIDPLTKIVVFSDSLSASVAIEIKKKCEGRINCSFGIGTSLTNNYDFFRSSPPLNMVIKLHSINDIPVVKLSDDEGKETGDKDALRVANYIFGRKGLDD
- a CDS encoding ABC transporter substrate-binding protein — translated: MEKINETMSVYQILSEYPFLLKIFKQHGLGKFETKNVLEQLGPLLKLKTALSMVSVNKDSFIELLNQAVADNEAKGDFTLADAPQRQKELTMLALLPCGMKMPFNRALNEFSAEYSKQTGNVLHSLVEGNVNHELSYYAYMDSVTSVEELPDIIISSDINSFYHKPFQENFLSHECFTDLGPSPMNLDFEAIDFADPRGQFTMVSGNLLVLVTIDELMGDNPKPESWEDILKEEFRNKVAMRGQNGFFCNGVLLPFYQMYGTEGIKKLASSIYLGLHPSQMVKMVDSKKNDVPPMYIMPHFFAMKIKDKSRVSITVPKEGAIVSPVQMLVKKEATERVKEITDFLCGKKFGEISARAFFPTTNPEVKNKMDDVGSLYWLGWDFLLNNDIGALKKEIAEVFNKQFMTTGGVV
- a CDS encoding ATP-binding cassette domain-containing protein; this encodes MRTTLLNMTIDEIMEMMPWIEDYFSSYEINPAEIGNLKLEELGLTPGEDYFTEKGTSYHDFVDGFFMFIEQVKALQQDSGFSINSLTVLPGRNKNGENEAFSVELKKGKVTAIVGPTGSGKSRLLADIESLAQKDTPTGRSILVDGRSPTDEERFSTEGRFIAQLSQNMNFVMDLSVEDFLTLHAESRMVDEIHHIVRKIYDTANVLAGESFSRETPVTQLSGGQSRALMIADTALLSPASVVLIDEIENAGVDKVKSLELLVSNNKIVLISTHDPLLALSADQRIVIKNGGISKLLKTTDDEKKHLKSLEKIDMKITLMREQLRTGEEIDLSDLLV
- a CDS encoding winged helix-turn-helix domain-containing protein — its product is MYQAENGRIFLSSNASSDDKAAANIAENVYLEEFRSLRSEIKSLKKDVNRALEISGHRYSDALFMEMKGGLSRPVIQYMMADANENLSIGLDSSCKNGESCKSAFSGLLQEMALLLLEDRVNEVSLAEFRERFENLKEMAVFENCDNCLEITTRIFEKQVDLIRSFSISPVEEQSSVVSMDIENISDEIVSQICEPLANRQRLCILRLLNSSARSFSDISKSTGLRGGNLLFHIQKLLDTGMIVQRSERGDYMITRKGHMTLKGMAELFEKLSKI